One genomic window of Meles meles chromosome 3, mMelMel3.1 paternal haplotype, whole genome shotgun sequence includes the following:
- the LOC123939179 gene encoding olfactory receptor 2A12-like: protein MSHENSSTITELVLVGFSNHPLTEIPLFFLFSLVYLANLFGNTAIITLVFVDSSLQTPMYIFLCHLAFLNIFFSTFVLFNFLANKKVISYNFCTDQTYITLFLESTECFLLAVMALDQYPGICYPLRYLLTMNWSVCMKLALGIWIFGAFASVVPLYLKIIPLCDPYVVDYIFCESPILLHMFCADTSLLETVMAIGCVRTVLFPFFLIILSYLSILVAVVKIDSVKGRKKAFSTCTSHLIVVTLYYGTGLIRCMRPKSLYSAEGDKLISVFYAVIIPMLNPFIYSLRNKEFKESIRRVMEKYKNETKQQITD, encoded by the coding sequence ATGAGTCATGAGAATTCCAGCACCATCACTGAGCTGGTGCTTGTAGGATTTTCCAATCACCCCCTGACAGAGATTCcactctttttcctcttctctctggtcTACTTGGCAAATCTCTTTGGAAACACAGCCATTATAACCTTAGTGTTTGTAGATTCCTCTCTCCAGACACCCATGTATATCTTTCTCTGTCATCTGGCATTTCTCAACATATTTTTTAGCACATTTGtgctttttaatttccttgcAAACAAGAAAGTCATATCTTACAACTTCTGTACTGATCAGACTTACATCACCTTATTCCTAGAGTCAACTGAGTGCTTTCTTCTTGCAGTAATGGCTTTGGATCAGTATCCGGGCATTTGTTACCCACTGAGGTATCTTCTCACCATGAACTGGTCTGTATGCATGAAATTGGCTCTGGGGATCTGGATCTTTGGCGCTTTTGCTTCAGTGGTGCCCCTCTACCTCAAAATTATTCCACTCTGTGATCCATATGTTGTTGACTACATTTTCTGTGAATCGCCCATTCTTCTTCACATGTTCTGTGCTGATACATCCCTGCTGGAGACCGTCATGGCCATAGGATGTGTTAGAACTGTGTTATTCCCCTTCTTCCTCATTATACTCTCCTACCTTAGCATCCTGGTGGCTGTGGTGAAAATAGACTCTgttaaaggcaggaaaaaagcTTTTTCCACATGTACTTCCCACCTGATTGTGGTGACCTTATATTATGGAACAGGACTGATCAGGTGCATGAGACCCAAGTCCCTCTATTcagcagagggagacaaactcaTCTCTGTGTTCTATGCAGTCATTATCCCTATGCTGAATCCTTTCATTTACAGCCTAAGGAACAAGGAATTCAAGGAGAGTATAAGAAGAGTCATGGAGAAATAcaaaaatgagacaaaacaaCAGATTACAGACTAG